ATCGTGGATCGTCCAGCGCAACCGGGGCGTGTCGTGGCTCGACAGCATGTTCCAGGATTGAGTCGCGCCGGCGTGGCCGTAACCGTCGTGATATTCCCCAGCGGCATGGTTCATCTGGCGCGCCGAAACTTCCCCGCCCAACCAGCCGAGCACCGCGTCGCGGAAGTAATAGTTCATCACCCCGTGAAAGACCTGGTCGCCATTGCACCAATCGCCCGCGTAGCACATCACTTCGCCCAGCAGCACGGCATCCGGGAAACGCTGGCGGATTCCCTTTCGCATTTCACGCACGGTCTTGAGACCGACATCCACCGCCACATCAAAACGCCAGCCGTCGATGCCCATTTCGAGATACTTGTGGAGCACGCTATTTTTGCCTCGAAACAGCAACTTCTGCAGTGCCTCGTTCAACAGATTTAACTCAGGCATGTGCCGATGGCCGCGCCAACATTCGTATTCGCCGGACTTCTGGAACGTGAAAAAATCCTTGTACGGTTTCTCACCGCGCCGCGCCGCTGGGAACCAGGGATGGCTGTCACTGACGTGATTGAGCACAGCATCGAGAACGAGTCGCATCTTCCGCCGCTTCAACTCGCGGATCAACTGCTTGAGTGCTTTCTCCCCGCCAAATTGCGGGTCGATGGTGAAGAAGTCGGTGGTGTCATACTTGTGGTTCGACGGCGCGATGAAGATCGGGGTGAGATACAGCGCCGTGACCCCGAGGTCCTGGATGTAGTCGAGACGTTCGGTGATCCCCATCAGGTCGCCGCCGAAGAAATCCTTTCCGCGCGAGGGGTTCTCTGGCATCTCGTCCCAGCGGCGGCGCGAAGACCCGGGAGCATCGTAAAAGGGCAGTGCCAGCTTCGACTCCGACGTATGCGGTTTGCCAATGGCAAATCGGTCGGGGAAAATTTGGTAGGTCACCTGATCGGCCATCCAAAGCGGATCGTTCTTCATGGCGCGGGATTGTAGGAGTTGTGGTAGGCTCGCGCAATGCGCGAATCGCAAAACCGATCCGGGACACCCCCGCGCTGGCAGGTCATGATGGCCTTCGCGGCGGTCTATCTCATTTGGGGATCGACGTACCTCGGCATCCGTGTGGCGGTCGAAACCATCCCGCCGTTCTCGATGGCAGGCTCGCGCGCGCTGGTAGCCGGCGCATTACTTTACATTTGGGCCCGAGTGCGCGGAGCGGCGCGCCCGGAAGCCATCCATTGGCGTGAAGCGGCCATCGTGGGCGGATTCTTACTGCTGGGGGGGAACGGATTACTGAGTTGGGCCGAGCAACAAGTGCCCTCCGGGGTCAGCGCGCTAATCATCGGCTCGGTCCCTTTGTGGATGGTGCTGCTGGAATGGCTCTGGCACAGCGGGCCGCGGCCAACGGTGGGCACTGTTTCGGGGCTTATCGTGGGATTCGCCGGCCTCGGCTTTCTCGTGGCCCCCGGCAAGTTGGGAAATGGGACGCAGGTCAATCTCTCCGGTACGGCCGCGCTCCTGCTGGCGGCATTTTTTTGGGCCATCGGCTCATTGTACTCGCGGCGGGCGCTACTGCCGTCGTCGCAGTTGCTCGGCGCGGCGATGGAAATGATCGGGGGAGGCGTTTTGCTGTTGGTGGTGGGCGCCGCGCTTGACGAATGGAAGCATTTTACGTTCGCCCATGTGACAGTCCACTCGGCCATCGCTTGGGTCTATCTCTCGGTGGTTGGATCGCTGATTGGCTTCACCGCGTATGTGTGGCTCCTGAAAGCCACGACACCGGCGCGGGCTTCCACATATGCATATGTCAATCCCGTGGTCGCGGTATTCCTTGGTTGGGCACTGGTTGGCGAACCGATTACGCCCCGCATGTTGTTCGCGGCCCTGGCGATCATCCTGGCGGTTGTGATCATCGTGACGCGCTCCAAGGAAGTGCCGACGGAAACCTGAGTCAGCGTTTCTTCGTTGCGGTGGCGAGCTCTTCTGTGAATTGCTTCTCCAAGGCGGCCCGCACAAGGACATCGTCATTTTTGTATTCTGATTTCGCCCATGCCAACGCGCGCTTATCGCCGAGCTTTACCAACGCTTCGATGATGTGCGGTCGCGCCCGCAGCGGCGCTTTCGCAAAGGCCTTGCGCAACGGTCCGATGCTGGGTCGGCCCAAGACGACGAGCGAGTCTGCGGCCGCGTAACGCACGTCGTACATCTCGTCGTTGAGTACGGCGATCAACTTCGGAATCGCGCGCGCATCGGCGATCCGGCCCAGCGCTTGCGCGGCGCGCAGGCGCACCAGTTCCCGCGGATCGGCCAGCGCAGCCATTGCGGGCTTAAACGCTGCGCGGGCACGTAGATGACCGAGTGTATAAAATGCGGTCGTCCTTGTCTTGTCGCGGTCAATCAAGGGCAGAATGTGGGGAATGGCGGCGCGTGCCTTCTCGTCAAAACGTGCCAGAAAATAGCAACAGATGCGGGCAACATCATCGTTCTTGGCGTGGTCGATGCCGTCGATGAGCAAGGGAATGGAATTTGTGCCGAGATCATCGGCCACCTCCTCGGCCTTGACTCGTATGAGAACTTCCGGGCTATCCAATCGCGAGATGAGCCAGGGTAGCACTTCCACTCCACGCTTCTTCAGCTCCGCCGATGCTGTCGCTGCATCGGACTTGTCGCTGTTCGCGCGGCGCAGCAATTGTTCGATGGGTTGATGCGGGTCGACCGGGGCGATGGTGTAGAGGCGCTTCTGGGGAACGGGATTCAAAGGTTTGGGACTATTTAATTCTGCGCTTCGCAGAAGCGCAGCTACAACGCTCTCACCTGAAGCATTCGTGCCGGCTTCGCAATCCAGCCCCGCACCATATAGCGGCTTGAGCCAGATGGTGTTGTTCGTCTGTCCCTGCGAATAGTAGTCTTGACCGCTGAGATCGAGGAGGAGCGCGATGGAACCGTACTCGCGTTTGCCACCGTCGTGGCCGGCCGCCTGTGATTGGTTCGTGTCGGTACCGGTGTACGAATCATTGCCGGCGTGGTCGAGGAGCATCGCGAAGGAATTATTGATGGCGGCACCTTGCGCGGTCGTGTCGCCGGAGTATTTATCGTCGCCGGCACGGTCGATGAGCATGCCGACGGCGTAATCATGCGCCGCGCCCTGGCAAATGTGGCCGGCGGTATAGGTGTCGTTGCCGTTCCAATCAATGAGTGCGCCGCTGCTGAGATGAATTCCCGCGCCCTGACAGTATTGATAGGCGTCGTAGATATCGTTGCCTTCCGCGTCGAGAAGCAGGCCGACGGAATACCAGTAGCTGGCGCCTTGACCGTACACGTCGGCCACATAGTGGTCGTTGCCCTTCAAATCGCAGAGGATGCCGATGCCGCCGCCCGCGAACGGTCGCATCCCGTAGCCGAAACCTTGCGACAACGTGAAAAAATGCTTCGGCAGCCAGCCGCAGGGATATTTGCCGCCGGTAATGTACAAATCGTCGCCGCTTTCGTCGAGGAGGAGTCCGATTCCGCTTGTGCCGCCGAATCCCTGCGCCATTTCGGAGGCCTTGTACGTGGTGTCGCCGCCGCGTTGCCAGAGGATGCCCGCGCCAAATTTTCCGGCGCCCTGACAGAACGTGTCCGCTTCGAAGGTCTGCTTCCCCTGCCCTGTCATGAGCAATCCGCAACCGAAAAGGCCTGCTCCTTGCGAGATGTTTTTTGACTGAAAGGTGCAATTGCTGCCCAGCGCGGCGAGAATCCCAATGCCGAAGACTCCCGACCCTTGCGAGAAACTGCGTTTCGAGGTGAACTGATCGTTGCCGCCGAGATCGATCACGATGGAAATGGGCCGCCCGAGTAGTCCATTAGCTCCGCCCGCGGAATTCAGATAGGTGTCATCGCCGCCCGTATCGATAATGAGGAAGGCCTCGTTCGAATACACGTTGTGCCCTACCCCGCCGACAATGATTTTGCCGAGAGGAGTGTCGGTTTCGACTTGAAACTCTTCGGTGAAGGTGTTGGTGCGGAGATCAGCAATTGCGGACTCAACGGCCCAGCTCAACTGCTCGAATGCGATAAACAGATACCTCGAATTCAACTTGTCGCTGGCGTCGAGAATGTCCTGCGCCAGTTCATCATCTTGAAGTTCAAGGTCGTCACTTCGTTTCAGGATGCCCCGGAGCGTGTGAGTGTCGATTCCCAACCGTTCCCACGATTCTACTTCGGCTTTATCCTTGTCGAGTTCGAATGTTTCCGCCGCGAATGCCGCGAACGGCGTATTCTTGTCTGGAGGCAAGCCCTGAACGAGCAGGGTTTTCGAGAGTGACGCGGCGTCAACGATTTTCCGAATGGCGAGGGCCACGGATGGCGGCAGCCCATTCAGGAACGCCGGGTCAACAGTCATCGGAGCAAATTTGAAGTCCAAATCCCCACGACGTATTTCCAATTGTTCGCGAGAGAATCGAGCGAGTGCCGCCAATGAGGTAACGGTTTGCAAATTGGACATTACCGATTGGCCATAAACCGGCAAAGTAAGCGGGTGCTGCAGGAAGACGCTGGCTTTGTGGAGCACCAGTTCGGACTCGGCGTTTGTTTTCGAGAACGACAAGTCTTGCGGGGTCATTTTGAGGGCGCGGAGGGCGAGTTCGATGGCGTGTTCGTCGGTGGAGTCGAGGGCCGGAGGAGTTTCACAACGAAGGCACGAAGGGCGCGAAGCAAAGAGACAGAGAGCGACGATGATTCGAATGGTGCGGGTCACGGAGCAGGAATAGCGGATAGCCGGCGGCAAGTCACGAGAATCTGTCGTCGGTCCACGGGTCGGCGGTGTTGGAATAGCCGCGGACTTCCCAGAAGCCGGGGTGATCTTCCGGTAGAAAGATGATGTCTTTCACCCACTTCGCGCCTTTCCAGGCGTAGACTTTCGAGACGACGACGCGCGCGGGGCCGCCGTGTTCGCGCTCGAGCGGCTGGCCTTCCCAATGATGGACGACCAGCGCGTCCTCGCGGGCCAAGTCGAGTGGCAGGTTCGTCGAGTAGCCGTCGAAGCCGGTGAAGAGGACGAACTTCGCTTCCGGTTTCGGCTTTACGAGATCGCAGATGGCTTCAAAGGCCACGCCCTGCCAGTGATTGTCGAATCGGCTCCACGTGGTGACGCAATGGAAATCGGCGGTACGATCGACCTGCGGCAGGGCCATAAAATCCGGCCACGTGAGCAACTTGGGGTTTTCGACGAGGCCTTCGATGTTCAGCGACCATTTGTCGAGCGGGATTTCCGGCTGAATACCAAGATCGAGGACGGGCCAGTTCTTCACTTCATGCTGGCCGGGCGGAAGACGCAGCTTAGCGGGAGCGGGAGCTATGCCTTTTCGAGAGCGACCGGCTTGGGCAATGCGCTCCTTGCCCTTGATCAGTTTCTCATTAAGTTCGTCCATGGCGCTACCCCGTCATAGCACGGAGTATAACCATGGTGTTTGCCGTGAGCAACCTATCCGAGGAAGGCAACAAGCTTGGTCGGCGGGACATCAAGGCGCCAGACGGAGCGCCTGCCCTACAATTTCTGAATATCGTTAATTGATATTTTTATCTGGACAGGACACTTTGGAAAGGGTATGATCGGCCCAGTTCTTTGACAAACCGACTTCGCGGGGAGGCTTCCTCCTTCGCAAAGGCTACGGCGGACAAGTCGAAAGTCCAGGGCTTGGTTCGGGGAAACGTCGGCCTTCGGTATGGGGGTAAAATGGCGCTATCGTGGTGTCCGTACGACAGGGGTCGGGCGTCCATATACGTTTCTGCGAAACGAACCCATTTTCATGTGAGCCTAAATACAAATGTATTCCGCTGATGGAAAGGTGTTTACAACCGTCCGAGTGGGGCAAAATAAATGGGTTCGTTCTGGAAAACGAACCCATTTAGGAGCCGTTTTCGGGTGTCAGAGAGGCGTTTTACGACAAATATCAGGCTTCTGTGGGCGTCGGTTCGGTGGCGAAGGCGCTTCACGAGGGGTTGACTTTGGCACATGAATCTGTTTTTCTATTGTCCACAGCTTCACGGGTTAAGGAAGGTCTTTGGCGTTGGGCGGCCGTCGTGCGCGTGCGAGAAACAGGGCACGTTGTGTCATGAAATTTGACGGCTACAATACCGATGGGTTTTTTGACGAGATGTTCTCGCCAGATAGTTCTCCCCGACACGAGGCGAAAGCGCTGGTCCAAAGACTCCAAACTCTGCCGCAGGGGGAACTGCAACGTCGTCAACGCGCGGCCGAGCATGCCCTGCTCCAACTCGGGATTACCTTCAATGTTTACGGCGATGCCGCGGGTACCGAGCGCATTTTCCCGTTCGACGTCGTGCCGCGCGTGGTAGGCGCCAAGGAGTGGGACCGGATCGAGCGCGGCCTCAAGCAGCGCATCGAGGCGTTGAACCTCTTCCTCGACGATCTCTACCACAAACAAAAAATCATCAAGGACGGTGTCGTGCCCGAAGAAGTGATCCGTTCCGCCAAGAGCTTCCGCGCCGAGTGCGTCGGCATCGATCCGCCGCGCGGAATCTGGTGCCACATTACCGGCACGGACCTCGTGCGCGACGGTGATGGACAGGTCTATGTGCTGGAGGACAATCTCCGTTGCCCGTCCGGCGTGTCCTACGTCATGGAAAATCGGCAAGTGATGAAGCGAACATTTCCACAATTATTTGCGGCGACGCGAATCCGTCCCGTCGTGGATTATCCGAGCCGCCTGCTGGATATGCTGGAATCCATCGCGCCGTCCAGGGTGGAGTCGCCGCGGGTGGTCGTGTTGACGCCGGGCCCTTACAACTCTGCGTATTTCGAGCATTCGTTTCTCGCGCAGCAGATGGGCGTGGAACTGGTCGAAGGGCGGGACCTGGTCGTGATCGACGGCCTGGTGGTGATGCGCACGACGAAGGGCTTTGAACGTGTCGACGTAATTTACCGGCGCATCGACGATGATTTTCTTGATCCGCGGACGTTCCGGGCTGACTCGGCGCTTGGGGTGCCGGGCTTGATGAACGTGTACAAAGCGGGACGTATTGGGCTGGCCAACGCACCGGGCACGGGAGTGGCCGACGACAAGGTCGTGTACGCTTATATTCCGAAGGTCATCAAGTATTACCTCGACCAGGAGCCGATTATTCCGAATGTGCCGACATATATGTGCTGGGAGGATAAGGAACGGAAACATGTGCTGGAGAACCTCGACAAGTTGGTCGTCAAGGCGGCGAACGAGTCGGGCGGTTACGGGATGTTGGTTGGACCACATGCCACGAAAAGTGAGCGCGAGGAATTCGCGGTGAAGATCCAGGCTGCGCCGCGCAATTACATCGCCCAACCGACGTTGTCGCTCTCACGCGTGCCGGTGCTGGTGGAAGATCATTTTGAAGGCAGGCACGTGGATTTGCGTCCCTACATTCTTTATGGCGAGTC
This portion of the Verrucomicrobiia bacterium genome encodes:
- a CDS encoding glycoside hydrolase family 13 protein; its protein translation is MKNDPLWMADQVTYQIFPDRFAIGKPHTSESKLALPFYDAPGSSRRRWDEMPENPSRGKDFFGGDLMGITERLDYIQDLGVTALYLTPIFIAPSNHKYDTTDFFTIDPQFGGEKALKQLIRELKRRKMRLVLDAVLNHVSDSHPWFPAARRGEKPYKDFFTFQKSGEYECWRGHRHMPELNLLNEALQKLLFRGKNSVLHKYLEMGIDGWRFDVAVDVGLKTVREMRKGIRQRFPDAVLLGEVMCYAGDWCNGDQVFHGVMNYYFRDAVLGWLGGEVSARQMNHAAGEYHDGYGHAGATQSWNMLSSHDTPRLRWTIHDTAQRRLAVVAQFTLPGVPFLYYGEEIGMDGGHDPDCRRPMIWDQKRWDGETLEFYKRIIEIRQTHPALRQGKLTVLGQKLDGDALVFLRHTDRINEVALVVINNATQPLRQIVFTPHSHLYHALPMKNLLEPSQVVNMEAGNLRLDIPARSAAIFVPDDTRLPNYKFFKPRNL
- a CDS encoding EamA family transporter: MRESQNRSGTPPRWQVMMAFAAVYLIWGSTYLGIRVAVETIPPFSMAGSRALVAGALLYIWARVRGAARPEAIHWREAAIVGGFLLLGGNGLLSWAEQQVPSGVSALIIGSVPLWMVLLEWLWHSGPRPTVGTVSGLIVGFAGLGFLVAPGKLGNGTQVNLSGTAALLLAAFFWAIGSLYSRRALLPSSQLLGAAMEMIGGGVLLLVVGAALDEWKHFTFAHVTVHSAIAWVYLSVVGSLIGFTAYVWLLKATTPARASTYAYVNPVVAVFLGWALVGEPITPRMLFAALAIILAVVIIVTRSKEVPTET
- a CDS encoding HEAT repeat domain-containing protein, with protein sequence MTRTIRIIVALCLFASRPSCLRCETPPALDSTDEHAIELALRALKMTPQDLSFSKTNAESELVLHKASVFLQHPLTLPVYGQSVMSNLQTVTSLAALARFSREQLEIRRGDLDFKFAPMTVDPAFLNGLPPSVALAIRKIVDAASLSKTLLVQGLPPDKNTPFAAFAAETFELDKDKAEVESWERLGIDTHTLRGILKRSDDLELQDDELAQDILDASDKLNSRYLFIAFEQLSWAVESAIADLRTNTFTEEFQVETDTPLGKIIVGGVGHNVYSNEAFLIIDTGGDDTYLNSAGGANGLLGRPISIVIDLGGNDQFTSKRSFSQGSGVFGIGILAALGSNCTFQSKNISQGAGLFGCGLLMTGQGKQTFEADTFCQGAGKFGAGILWQRGGDTTYKASEMAQGFGGTSGIGLLLDESGDDLYITGGKYPCGWLPKHFFTLSQGFGYGMRPFAGGGIGILCDLKGNDHYVADVYGQGASYWYSVGLLLDAEGNDIYDAYQYCQGAGIHLSSGALIDWNGNDTYTAGHICQGAAHDYAVGMLIDRAGDDKYSGDTTAQGAAINNSFAMLLDHAGNDSYTGTDTNQSQAAGHDGGKREYGSIALLLDLSGQDYYSQGQTNNTIWLKPLYGAGLDCEAGTNASGESVVAALLRSAELNSPKPLNPVPQKRLYTIAPVDPHQPIEQLLRRANSDKSDAATASAELKKRGVEVLPWLISRLDSPEVLIRVKAEEVADDLGTNSIPLLIDGIDHAKNDDVARICCYFLARFDEKARAAIPHILPLIDRDKTRTTAFYTLGHLRARAAFKPAMAALADPRELVRLRAAQALGRIADARAIPKLIAVLNDEMYDVRYAAADSLVVLGRPSIGPLRKAFAKAPLRARPHIIEALVKLGDKRALAWAKSEYKNDDVLVRAALEKQFTEELATATKKR
- a CDS encoding sulfite oxidase-like oxidoreductase, whose product is MDELNEKLIKGKERIAQAGRSRKGIAPAPAKLRLPPGQHEVKNWPVLDLGIQPEIPLDKWSLNIEGLVENPKLLTWPDFMALPQVDRTADFHCVTTWSRFDNHWQGVAFEAICDLVKPKPEAKFVLFTGFDGYSTNLPLDLAREDALVVHHWEGQPLEREHGGPARVVVSKVYAWKGAKWVKDIIFLPEDHPGFWEVRGYSNTADPWTDDRFS
- a CDS encoding circularly permuted type 2 ATP-grasp protein; translated protein: MKFDGYNTDGFFDEMFSPDSSPRHEAKALVQRLQTLPQGELQRRQRAAEHALLQLGITFNVYGDAAGTERIFPFDVVPRVVGAKEWDRIERGLKQRIEALNLFLDDLYHKQKIIKDGVVPEEVIRSAKSFRAECVGIDPPRGIWCHITGTDLVRDGDGQVYVLEDNLRCPSGVSYVMENRQVMKRTFPQLFAATRIRPVVDYPSRLLDMLESIAPSRVESPRVVVLTPGPYNSAYFEHSFLAQQMGVELVEGRDLVVIDGLVVMRTTKGFERVDVIYRRIDDDFLDPRTFRADSALGVPGLMNVYKAGRIGLANAPGTGVADDKVVYAYIPKVIKYYLDQEPIIPNVPTYMCWEDKERKHVLENLDKLVVKAANESGGYGMLVGPHATKSEREEFAVKIQAAPRNYIAQPTLSLSRVPVLVEDHFEGRHVDLRPYILYGESIYVLPGGLTRVALKKGSLVVNSSQGGGSKDTWVLSDGGGGEAEGIH